CTTGATGTCCAGGAACAGCAAGTCGATTTTATCCAACGTAGGCTGCAGGGCCTCCAAGTCAAAATAGGCGCTCGTCTCGATAGCCTGATCCAGCCCCATGTCGTACACGGCGTCGACGAGCTCTGCCAGAAATTCCGCCTGCATGGTGCATTCGCCGCCGGAATAGGTGACGCCGCCGCCGGAATTGCGGAAAAACCGCAGCTGCGATTCCAATTTGGCCACAATCTCATCGACAGTATACTCTGTGACAGTATTCTTGCGTGCCTTTTCCAGACATGCGTCGACGCAGGCGCCGCATCCCGTGCAGCGTTCCCTGGCCTGGGGCGACTGGAAATCGAAGGGGATGCCTTCGGGGCATACAGCTTCGCAGCGGCGGCAGCCAATGCACCGCGACGCGACGTACAGGATTTGATTTTTCGGCGTATATCCTTCGGGATTTGCGCACCACCGGCAGCGCAGGGGGCATCCGGCGAAAAATATCGTCGTCCGGATGCCGTCGCCGTCGTTGACGGAATAATTCTGCAGCTGTAAAATGCGGCCCTTAGAAGCCATCGTGGACGCTCCGGCGAATGATGGAATCCTGCAGCGTCTTGGAAAGGTGGACGAACTGCGTGCTGTATCCGGCTACGCGGACCAGGAGGTCTTTGTAATCTTCCGGATGCTTCTGCGCTTCGAGGAGCGTTTCCGTAGACAAGGTGTTGAACTGTACGTGGAAGGCGCCCATATCGAAGAAGGTCTGTACCATAGCGGCCAGGTTGCTTCTGCCCCGTTTCGTCTTGACCAAGTCGTGGCTTAAGCGCATGTTGAGCAGCGTGCCGCCGGAGTGAACGTCCTGGTTCATCTTGGCGCAGGAATTCATAGCAGCCAAAGGCGTAGACGTATCGGTGCCGGCGACAGGCGAAACGCCTTCGGAAATCGGTTCGCCGGCCTTGCGTCCGCATGCCGTCGCGCCGATGACCCGGCCGGTCGGAATGAAGTTGGAAATGCCCATAAAGGCGCTCGTAAAGGGATTTCCGTAAATATCCGTGTATTTATGCGTTTCTTCATAGAAATGATTGGAAATGCGCTGGGCGATGTCGTCGACAAAGTCGTCGTCGTTGCCGTACTTCGGCGCGTTCTGAGCCTGCTTGCGCAATTCTTCGTAGCCTTCCCAGTTCTTGTCCATGGCGTCGAGGATTTCGTCCATCGTGCAGACCTTATCTTCGAACACGAGCTTCTTAATCGCCGCCAGGCTGTTGGCCGATTCGGCCAGGCCGATGCCGGTCAGAACGGGGCCGACGTTGTACTTGGCGCCGCCGTCGACGAGGTCCTTGCCCTTTTCCAGGCAGTCTTCAAACAACGCCGAGAAATAGGGACGGGGAATCATGTCCTTCTGCAGGCGCTGGGCGATGAGCGTACCCGTGACGGAAATGTCGATGAGGTTGTCGAACTGTTCCATGAAGGCTTTTTCTACGTCTTCGTACGAAGCGAACTTTCTGTCCTGATAGATAGGCAGGCCCATTTGCTTGCCCGTCATGCGGCTCTTGCCGCCGTTCGTCGCATATTCGAAAGCGCCGCTGAAGTTGACGTTTACGGTGCTCGTCCATTCAAAGGTCTTGCGGAAGTGGGGAACAACGCAGCCGCAGTTATTCCAGTCGCGGGCGTCTTCCGTATCGTAGCCGAGGTTTTTCAGCATCTGGTAGCCCGTCTTATCGCTGTGAATGGCCGGGAAGCCCGTACCCAGGGCGACGAGGTCCATGACGGCGTCGACGAATTCCTTCGGGCTGTTCTGGGAAATGCGGACGGATAAGCCCGGCTGATGAGTCTTTACTTCAGCCGTCGCCTTCAGCGCCAGGTAGCTCAGCTCGTTCGTCGCGTCCTTGCCGTAGCGGTCGCTGCCGCCGACGGTCAGGTTCTGGAACTGGTTATAGCCGGCGAAGAAGTCTGCCGTGTTGGCCGAAATCGTCCAGACCCATTCGGACAGCTTGAGCCAGTAGCATTCGATGAGCTCTAAAATACCGTCGTCGTCGTGGAGCTTATTGTCGATATCGTAGCGGTAGTACGGATACATGTACTGGTCGAAGCGCCCCGGGTTGAGGGACAAGGGATTTTCCATCAAGATGCCGCCGAGCTGATAGAACCAGATCATCTGCAGGGCTTCCTGGAAGGTCTGAGGCGGGAATTCGGGAACGCGGCGGCAAATCGCGGCAATCTGCTGCAATTCGCTCTTGCGCACGGCGTCCGTCTCAGCCGCAGCCATTTCTTCCGCCTTGTCGGCATAGCGATGGGCCAGGATAATCATGCCTTCGCCGCACAAGATGACGGAGCGGTAGAAATCGTATTTTTTCAGCGCGTCGGGCTGGGAAAGCTTGAGCTGGGCCATTTTTTCCCGGCACGTATCGATAATGCCGCGGAAGCCTTTCTTAAACAAGACGTCCTGGTAGTCCGGCGTAATTTCGCCTACGGACTGACGCCATTTGGAATCGATATCGATAATGCCCGTATCGACGGCGACCTTCGCCGTTTCCGCCGGAATCTGGGCCAAGAAAGCTTCTTCCAGCGATTTGCCCTTCCAATAGGGGAAAATATTCTGTCGAACGAAGGCACGCTGTTCGTCGGTCATTTCATAGGGATCCTGCACGCGGTCAGAGAAATGATCCATTTCCCGATCTACCCAGGTCCAGGAAAATTCAGGCGTCAGGATACCGCATTTGCGGAATTCGCCGACGGCGCCGACGATGAGCTCGCCGGGGAAAATCGTAACGACGAGTTGTTCGCACACGTCTTTAAACGCCTGGGCGCGGCGAATCGGTTCCGTCTGGCCTTCCGTTTTTTTATACGACTCGGTCCAGATTCTGGCCCGGTCATAGGAAATAGCCGGTTTGTTATTTACATATTCATTTTTTGCTCTTTGAATTCGTTCCGTAAGCATAGGATGTGCCTCCTCTTTGAAGTACAAAGCATTTTGTGCGCTATAACGTCTTTCATGACTTCAATGTATCACATTAATGCTCCATTGTCAATAGAAAAAAGCAGGTCCTTTGCCGCATGCCATCGGGCCCGGCGGCGCGAGCTCTGTCGCCGCTGCGCCTCGCCCTTCGGCGCGATAAAAGGGCCGCCCCGCCGCTGGCGAGACAGCCCTTCATCGTCCGATCCCGACGGAAGGAGCGCCGTCGTCAGGACAGGTTATCCATTGTATTCCTTATATAATTCGTTCAGGATGTGCCGTCTCGTCACGAGACCTACGAGCCGGTTGTTGTCGATGACCGGAATCAGCTTGAGATGCTCCGATACCATGATGCCGGCGATCTGTTCGACCGTCGCCTTCGGCGAAGCGACGACGACGTCCGTCGTCATGAGCTCCTTCGCGTTGCAGGCCATCTTCTTCTGATAGCCCTTTTCATACTCGTTCATGCCGTTGTAATAGACGTTTTCTCCCAGCAAACTGGAATAATGGGCCATATGGGGCTTAACTTTTTTATACACCAGGTCTGCTTCCGTCACGATGCCCGCCAGAGCGCCGTCGTCCCGTACAATGGGAATGACGGCTACGTTATGCTCTACCATCATGTCGATGAGGTCAAAGACAGACGTGTCCGGAGCGGCCGTGACAAAGCTTTTTTCCATAATATCGGCAACAGTACGTTTTTCCATCGAAAACCTCCCCCTCTCAGCGTACTTGTCTGGAATAGGTCGTATGCAGCAGCTTGTGGGCTTTTTCACCCAGCGGCTCGCCCAGCCAGTTTTGATACAGCGCCTGAATCTGCGGATTGTCGTGAGATTTGCGGAGACGGCTGGCGTCGTCGATGCGATACAGCGCTTCCATTCTCTTTTTCTTGATAGCCATGCTCGTCGGAACGGGCTGGCCGCCGCCGCCGATGCAGCCGCCGGGACAGGCCATGATTTCAATGAAATCATATTCGGCGTTGCCGGCCCGGATGCGGTCCATGATCTGCTGCGCCGCTCCCAGGGAATTGCAGACGGCAATGCGGACCTTATGACCGGCTACGTATACCGTCGCTTCTTTCGTCTGATACAAGCCGCGGACGGCCGTATATTCGATGTCCTTCAGTTCTTCGCCGGCTACGATATCGGCGACGGTGCGCAAGGCCGCTTCCATGACGCCGCCGCTCGTGCCGAAGATGACGCCGGCGCTGGAGCCGAGGCCAACCAAGGGATCGTCGAAGTCGCTGTCCGGCAGAGATTCAAAGCTGAGCCCGTCTTCGCGGAGCATACGGCCCAGTTCACGCGTCGTAATGGAAATATCGACGTCCTGATAGCCCGACGCGCGCAGCTGCGGCCGCAGGCATTCGGCCTTCTTGGCTGTGCAGGGCATGATGGACACGCTGACGATATTCGCCGGATCGACGCCGGCCTTTTCGGCCCAATAGGTCTTGATGATGGAGCCGAACATGCCCTGCGGCGATTTCGCCGTCGACAGATGATCCAGCAAATCGGGATATTTCAATTCGCACATGTTGACCCAGCCGGGGCTGCACGACGTAATCATCGGCAGGATGCCGCCGTTCTGCACCCGCTGCAGGAACTCATGGCCTTCTTCCATAATCGTGAGGTCGGCGCTGAAGTCCGTATCGAATACGCGGTCAAATCCCAGGCTCTTCAGGGCCGATACCATCTTGCCCGTTACGATACTGCCCGGTTCCATGCCCAGCTCTTCGCCGAGAGATACGCGGACAGCCGGCGCGATTTGGCATACGACGACCTTGTCGGGATCGTGGATGGCGTCCCATACGCGTTCCGTATCGTCCTTTTCGCGAATCGCCGCCGTCGGGCACACACTGGCGCACTGGCCGCAGTAGGTGCAGGCTACGTTGGACAAATCCTGCTCGAAGGCCGTCGAGACCATGGAGTCAAAGCCGCGGCGGGCGTAGCTGTATACGTTCATCTTCTGTACGTCGCGGCACATGCGGATGCAGCGGCCGCAGAGGATACATTTATCCTGATCGCGGACGAGACAGGGATTGGAATCGTCTATCGTATGGGCTTTCATTTCCCCGCCGTCGAAGCGCCGCGTGCGGACGCCCAGGTCGGCGGCCATCTTCTGAAGCTCGCAGTCGCCGTTCTTCTGGCAGGACAGACAGTCCTGAGGATGATTTGCCAGCAGGAGCTCCATGACCATACGGCGGGCCGCCCGCACCTTGCTCGTATTCGTCTTGACGACCATGCCTTCGGCTACGGGATAACAGCAGCTGGCGACCAGTCCTTTGGCGCCGCTGACTTCGCAGATGCAGAGACGGCACGCGCCTTCAGGCTTTAAATCAGGATGATAACACAAAGTAGGAATATATATACCGGACATCCGCGCCGCTTCCAAAATAGTAATTCCTTTGGGAACCGTGACGGTCATGCCGTTTATCGTTAAAGTAATCGATTCCATAACACACTCTCCTTACGCCTTTTTAACAGCCTTGAACGGACATTTACTCATGCAGACTCCGCATTTGATGCAGCGCTGCGGGTCGATAACGTGCTTTTCCTTCGGCTGGCCCGAAATCGCGTGGACCGGACAGTTGCGGGCGCACAAGCCGCAGCCCTTGCATTCGTCAGAAATGACGTAGTGCAGCAGGTCGGCACAGACGCCGGCAGGACATTCCTTGTTTTCAATATGGGCCTTGTATTCGTCGCCGAAGTAGTGAATAGTGCTCAGTACGGGATTGGGAGCCGTCTGGCCCAGGCCGCAAAGAGCAGACAATTTAATATTATTGGCCAAATCCTGGAGGAGATCGAAATCGCGGCGCGTCCCCTGGCCCTTTGTAATGCGGACGAGGATTTCCAGCATGCGCTTCGTCCCTTCGCGGCAGGGAGCGCATTTGCCGCACGATTCGGCCTGCGTAAAGGTTACGAAGAATTTCGCCACGTCGACCATACAGGTCGCTTCATCCATGACGACCAAGCCGCCGGACCCCATCATTGCACCGATGCCGGACAAGGAATCAAAGTCGACAGGCGTATCAAGCATGGCTTCAGGCAGACAGCCGCCGGAGGGGCCGCCGATCTGCACGGCTTTAAAGGCCTTGCCATGAGGAATGCCGCCGCCGATTTCAAAGATGATTTCCCGCATCGTAATGCCCATGGGCACTTCGGCCAGGCCCGTGTTGTTGATTTTGCCGGTCAGGGCGAAGACCTTCGTCCCAGGAGACGTCTTCGTGCCGATGGAGTTGAACCACGACGCGCCGTTGCGGATAATCGAAGCGACGTTGGCCCACGTTTCGACGTTGTTGTTGTTCGTCGGCTTGCCCCATAGGCCGCTGTTGGCCGGGAAAGGCGGACGGGGACTCGGCGTGCCGCGGCGGCCTTCAATGGAAGCGATGAGAGCCGTTTCTTCGCCGCAGACAAAGGCGCCGGCGCCTTTCTTGATATGAATCTTAAAATTAAAGCCGCTTCCTAAGATATTATTGCCGAGCAGGCCGATTTCTTCTGCCTGCTTGATCGCGACTTCCAATCGGTGAATAGCCAAGGGATATTCAGCGCGGCAGTAGATATACGCTTCGTCGGCGCCGATAGCGTAGCCGCCGATGCACATACCTTCCAATACAGAGTGGGGGTCGCCTTCAAGAACGCTGCGGTCCATGAACGCACCCGGGTCGCCTTCGTCGGCGTTGCAGATGATGTATTTCTTATCGCCCGGCGCGTTGCGGCAGAACTGCCATTTTTTCCCCGTAGGGAAGCCTGCGCCGCCGCGGCCGCGCAGGCCTGAGGCAACAACTTCGTCGATGACGGCCTGCGGTTCCATGGTCAGCGCTTTCGCCAGACCCTGATAGCCGTCCATGGCGATGTATTCGTTGATGTTTTCCGGATCTACGAGACCGCACCGTGCCAGGACGCGCCGTACCTGCTTCTTGTAAAAGGGAACTTCGTCGTTTGTCTCAACGCGCGTTTCCGTCACGGGGTCCATGTACAGCAGCGATTCTACGACTTCGCCCTTCATGATATGCTGTTCTACAATGTCTTTGGCGTCGCCGGCCTTTACGTGGACATAAAAGGTATTTTCCGGATATATCGTCACGATAGGGCCGTTTTCGCAGAAGCCGTGACAGCCCGTCTGAATCAGCTTAACCGCCGCCGACAAGCCGTTGTCTTCCAAAGCCTTCTGAAAGGCCTCCTGCAACTTTACGGAATTGGAAGCCACGCAGGCCGTACCGCCGCAGACCAGGATGTGCTTCTGCACGCCGGGACGAGTCCGGTCGACAGGCGTTACGGGAACGTTCTTTTCCGGCATCCGTATTTTCATATAGTCTTTCAGGGATTCGCGCAATGCGTTTAATTCTGTTATGGATTTCATTCCTGTATACTCCCTTCACGGTAAAATGAATCGATCTTATTCGTAGCTGGCCAAAATACGGGATATGTCGTCGCTCGTCAGCCGGCCGTACGTTTCGCCGTTGATCTGCATGACCGGAGACATGCCGCAGGCGCCCAGGCAGGCAATGGTTTCCAGCGTAAACTTCTGATCGTCCGTCGTGTTGCCGGCTTTGATGCCCAGCTGCTTTTCCAGCTC
This region of Megasphaera stantonii genomic DNA includes:
- a CDS encoding glycyl-radical enzyme activating protein encodes the protein MASKGRILQLQNYSVNDGDGIRTTIFFAGCPLRCRWCANPEGYTPKNQILYVASRCIGCRRCEAVCPEGIPFDFQSPQARERCTGCGACVDACLEKARKNTVTEYTVDEIVAKLESQLRFFRNSGGGVTYSGGECTMQAEFLAELVDAVYDMGLDQAIETSAYFDLEALQPTLDKIDLLFLDIKHMDRDKHLAFTGVDNDLILRNIAALGAQRGGIVVRIPTIMGVNGDDDNISRTAQFVKDHLRDPQIELLPYHPYGVDKYVQLGMPYDEGEFRTPTQEELQHLTDIIEREGVRAVSFK
- a CDS encoding glycyl radical protein, which produces MLTERIQRAKNEYVNNKPAISYDRARIWTESYKKTEGQTEPIRRAQAFKDVCEQLVVTIFPGELIVGAVGEFRKCGILTPEFSWTWVDREMDHFSDRVQDPYEMTDEQRAFVRQNIFPYWKGKSLEEAFLAQIPAETAKVAVDTGIIDIDSKWRQSVGEITPDYQDVLFKKGFRGIIDTCREKMAQLKLSQPDALKKYDFYRSVILCGEGMIILAHRYADKAEEMAAAETDAVRKSELQQIAAICRRVPEFPPQTFQEALQMIWFYQLGGILMENPLSLNPGRFDQYMYPYYRYDIDNKLHDDDGILELIECYWLKLSEWVWTISANTADFFAGYNQFQNLTVGGSDRYGKDATNELSYLALKATAEVKTHQPGLSVRISQNSPKEFVDAVMDLVALGTGFPAIHSDKTGYQMLKNLGYDTEDARDWNNCGCVVPHFRKTFEWTSTVNVNFSGAFEYATNGGKSRMTGKQMGLPIYQDRKFASYEDVEKAFMEQFDNLIDISVTGTLIAQRLQKDMIPRPYFSALFEDCLEKGKDLVDGGAKYNVGPVLTGIGLAESANSLAAIKKLVFEDKVCTMDEILDAMDKNWEGYEELRKQAQNAPKYGNDDDFVDDIAQRISNHFYEETHKYTDIYGNPFTSAFMGISNFIPTGRVIGATACGRKAGEPISEGVSPVAGTDTSTPLAAMNSCAKMNQDVHSGGTLLNMRLSHDLVKTKRGRSNLAAMVQTFFDMGAFHVQFNTLSTETLLEAQKHPEDYKDLLVRVAGYSTQFVHLSKTLQDSIIRRSVHDGF
- a CDS encoding CBS domain-containing protein: MEKRTVADIMEKSFVTAAPDTSVFDLIDMMVEHNVAVIPIVRDDGALAGIVTEADLVYKKVKPHMAHYSSLLGENVYYNGMNEYEKGYQKKMACNAKELMTTDVVVASPKATVEQIAGIMVSEHLKLIPVIDNNRLVGLVTRRHILNELYKEYNG
- a CDS encoding NADH-dependent [FeFe] hydrogenase, group A6, which codes for MESITLTINGMTVTVPKGITILEAARMSGIYIPTLCYHPDLKPEGACRLCICEVSGAKGLVASCCYPVAEGMVVKTNTSKVRAARRMVMELLLANHPQDCLSCQKNGDCELQKMAADLGVRTRRFDGGEMKAHTIDDSNPCLVRDQDKCILCGRCIRMCRDVQKMNVYSYARRGFDSMVSTAFEQDLSNVACTYCGQCASVCPTAAIREKDDTERVWDAIHDPDKVVVCQIAPAVRVSLGEELGMEPGSIVTGKMVSALKSLGFDRVFDTDFSADLTIMEEGHEFLQRVQNGGILPMITSCSPGWVNMCELKYPDLLDHLSTAKSPQGMFGSIIKTYWAEKAGVDPANIVSVSIMPCTAKKAECLRPQLRASGYQDVDISITTRELGRMLREDGLSFESLPDSDFDDPLVGLGSSAGVIFGTSGGVMEAALRTVADIVAGEELKDIEYTAVRGLYQTKEATVYVAGHKVRIAVCNSLGAAQQIMDRIRAGNAEYDFIEIMACPGGCIGGGGQPVPTSMAIKKKRMEALYRIDDASRLRKSHDNPQIQALYQNWLGEPLGEKAHKLLHTTYSRQVR
- the nuoF gene encoding NADH-quinone oxidoreductase subunit NuoF gives rise to the protein MKSITELNALRESLKDYMKIRMPEKNVPVTPVDRTRPGVQKHILVCGGTACVASNSVKLQEAFQKALEDNGLSAAVKLIQTGCHGFCENGPIVTIYPENTFYVHVKAGDAKDIVEQHIMKGEVVESLLYMDPVTETRVETNDEVPFYKKQVRRVLARCGLVDPENINEYIAMDGYQGLAKALTMEPQAVIDEVVASGLRGRGGAGFPTGKKWQFCRNAPGDKKYIICNADEGDPGAFMDRSVLEGDPHSVLEGMCIGGYAIGADEAYIYCRAEYPLAIHRLEVAIKQAEEIGLLGNNILGSGFNFKIHIKKGAGAFVCGEETALIASIEGRRGTPSPRPPFPANSGLWGKPTNNNNVETWANVASIIRNGASWFNSIGTKTSPGTKVFALTGKINNTGLAEVPMGITMREIIFEIGGGIPHGKAFKAVQIGGPSGGCLPEAMLDTPVDFDSLSGIGAMMGSGGLVVMDEATCMVDVAKFFVTFTQAESCGKCAPCREGTKRMLEILVRITKGQGTRRDFDLLQDLANNIKLSALCGLGQTAPNPVLSTIHYFGDEYKAHIENKECPAGVCADLLHYVISDECKGCGLCARNCPVHAISGQPKEKHVIDPQRCIKCGVCMSKCPFKAVKKA